A single region of the Epinephelus fuscoguttatus linkage group LG14, E.fuscoguttatus.final_Chr_v1 genome encodes:
- the si:dkey-33c12.4 gene encoding stress-induced-phosphoprotein 1 isoform X3 → MPKKKDIVKSGAPIPRIRENSRLMRTHESMVDFINGRHPGSSILDVFASGLLGLDFLRNFEDDIIYSDEDNDEDDDDHFYPYNAARKVLEPHPRIKQLTDEEADKHAKELIEEEERRKEKTEKNKRKKLRKKEKKRLEKENAVKDILPEEEQGKSDSSENQEENSVIESNAEEKKNPESGETQNGTEASGCDENSCNNKKESVAEIEKEEQKQDLDLNNSHASKTNSVPKETCNQRPARERKKEKTKSVEVQQSKEEKPKVVEKPEVQMKKEEIHEPNNETVDPTVEEFAKRSRELAGMGNRLAASGQYEMAVKCFTDAIKYNPKEFKLFGNRSLCYERMQQYENALRDADVALSMEPDWIKGLFRKGKALCGLKRYYEASLIYREVLKLEKTSAEAMQELKRAQTLHLMEMGFSWAQSSEALKTHVTLEEAVEALFSGDSNLGAGDASASRDNVEQPVVQEEDDDEGEWIVLQASRPRTQQVKESDACGQSRSKSQSPTPHSKSSVKPELFPVWVGSLAPTVTYSRLHELFSRAGTVYSIKMLLEQQCAFVNYTRKEDSDRAIQCINGMVVEGAPLSVRYPNRFHNGLGASRSAATDPFPRSGPYKKECFFWRTTGCTRSDCTYRHVPEHKNIDKDKFTSRLGNFHM, encoded by the exons ATGCCGAAGAAGAAAGACATCGTTAAAA GTGGCGCTCCAATCCCTAGAATTCGAGAAAACTCAAGACTAATGCGCACACAT GAAAGTATGGTAGATTTCATAAATGGACGTCATCCTGGGAGCTCCATCCTGGACGTCTTTGCCTCTGGTTTATTGG GTTTAGATTTTTTAAGGAACTTTGAGGATGACATCATATATTCAGACGAAGATAacgatgaagatgatgatgatcactTTTATCCGTACAATGCTGCTCGCAAGGTGTTAGAGCCTCATCCTCGAATAAAACAGCTCACTGACGAG gaggcTGATAAACATGCAAAGGAATtgatagaagaagaagaaaggcgAAAGGAAAAAACTGAGAAGAACAAGCGTAAGAAATTG cgtaaaaaagaaaagaagcggTTAGAAAAGGAGAATGCGGTTAAAGACATTTTACCC GAGGAAGAACAAGGGAAGTCAGACTCCTCGGAAAATCAGGAAGAAAACTCTGTTATTGAAAGTaatgcagaagaaaagaaaaatcctgAATCAGGTGAAACACAAAATGGAACTGAGGCGTCTGGATGTGACGAGAACAgctgtaataataaaaaagaaagtgttgCAGAAATTGAGAAAGAAGAACAAAAG CAGGATTTGGATTTAAATAATTCACATGCTTCTAAAACCAATTCGGTGCCTAAGGAGACGTGTAACCAGAGGCCtgccagagagaggaaaaaggaaaaaactaaATCAGTAGAAGTTCAGCAGTCCAAGGAGGAAAAGCCAAAAGTTGTGGAGAAACCTGAAGTTCAAATGAAGAAGGAAGAGATTCATGAACCCAATAACGAG ACAGTGGATCCCACTGTAGAGGAGTTTGCAAAAAGAAGCAGAGAGCTCGCTG GTATGGGAAATCGTTTGGCTGCCTCGGGACAGTACGAGATGGCAGTGAAATGCTTTACTGACGCCATTAAATACAACCCAAAGGAATTTAA GTTATTTGGAAATCGATCCCTCTGTTATGAAAGAATGCAGCAGTATGAAAACGCTCTCAGGGATGCTGACGTAGCGCTCTCCATGGAGCCAGACTGGATAAAGGGTTTATTTAGGAAAGGGAAAGCTCTGTGTGGGCTCAAG AGATACTACGAGGCCTCGCTGATCTACAGGGAGGTGTTGAAGCTTGAGAAGACGAGCGCTGAAGCCATGCAGGAGCTGAAACGAGCGCAGACGTTACACCTCATG GAAATGGGCTTCTCGTGGGCGCAGAGCTCTGAGGCGCTTAAAACACACGTCACTTTAGAAGAAGCTGTCGAAGCTCTGTTTAGTGGTGACAGTAATCTGGGTGCTGGAG ATGCCAGTGCCAGTAGGGACAACGTAGAACAACCGGTGGTGCAGGAAGAAGACGACGATGAGGGAGAGTGGATCGTCTTACAAGCAAGTCGTCCTCGAACGCAGCAGGTCAAAGAGTCTGATGCTTGTGGACAGAGCAGGTCGAAATCTCAGTCGCCGACGCCTCATTCAAAGAGTTCTGTCAAACC GGAGCTTTTCCCCGTTTGGGTCGGATCTTTGGCTCCTACTGTCACCTACTCAAGGCTCCACgagctcttcagcag AGCTGGGACGGTCTACAGCATCAAGATGCTGCTTGAACAGCAGTGTGCCTTCGTCAACTACACCAGGAAGGAGGACAGTGACCGAGCCATCCAGTGTATCAAC GGGATGGTGGTGGAGGGCGCGCCGCTCTCTGTCAGATATCCAAACAGATTCCACAATGGACTCGGTGCGTCCAGATCGGCCGCCACTGACCCCTTTCCACGCTCCGG GCCGTACAAGAAGGAGTGCTTTTTCTGGAGGACGACAGGCTGCACGAGGTCGGACTGCACCTACAGACACGTGCCAGAGCACAAGAACATCGACAAGGACAAATTCACCAGTAGGCTGGGAAACTTTCACATGTAG
- the si:dkey-33c12.4 gene encoding stress-induced-phosphoprotein 1 isoform X1 encodes MPKKKDIVKSGAPIPRIRENSRLMRTHESMVDFINGRHPGSSILDVFASGLLGLDFLRNFEDDIIYSDEDNDEDDDDHFYPYNAARKVLEPHPRIKQLTDEEADKHAKELIEEEERRKEKTEKNKRKKLRKKEKKRLEKENAVKDILPEEEQGKSDSSENQEENSVIESNAEEKKNPESGETQNGTEASGCDENSCNNKKESVAEIEKEEQKQDLDLNNSHASKTNSVPKETCNQRPARERKKEKTKSVEVQQSKEEKPKVVEKPEVQMKKEEIHEPNNEQTVDPTVEEFAKRSRELAGMGNRLAASGQYEMAVKCFTDAIKYNPKEFKLFGNRSLCYERMQQYENALRDADVALSMEPDWIKGLFRKGKALCGLKRYYEASLIYREVLKLEKTSAEAMQELKRAQTLHLMEMGFSWAQSSEALKTHVTLEEAVEALFSGDSNLGAGDASASRDNVEQPVVQEEDDDEGEWIVLQASRPRTQQVKESDACGQSRSKSQSPTPHSKSSVKPELFPVWVGSLAPTVTYSRLHELFSRAGTVYSIKMLLEQQCAFVNYTRKEDSDRAIQCINGMVVEGAPLSVRYPNRFHNGLGASRSAATDPFPRSGPYKKECFFWRTTGCTRSDCTYRHVPEHKNIDKDKFTSRLGNFHM; translated from the exons ATGCCGAAGAAGAAAGACATCGTTAAAA GTGGCGCTCCAATCCCTAGAATTCGAGAAAACTCAAGACTAATGCGCACACAT GAAAGTATGGTAGATTTCATAAATGGACGTCATCCTGGGAGCTCCATCCTGGACGTCTTTGCCTCTGGTTTATTGG GTTTAGATTTTTTAAGGAACTTTGAGGATGACATCATATATTCAGACGAAGATAacgatgaagatgatgatgatcactTTTATCCGTACAATGCTGCTCGCAAGGTGTTAGAGCCTCATCCTCGAATAAAACAGCTCACTGACGAG gaggcTGATAAACATGCAAAGGAATtgatagaagaagaagaaaggcgAAAGGAAAAAACTGAGAAGAACAAGCGTAAGAAATTG cgtaaaaaagaaaagaagcggTTAGAAAAGGAGAATGCGGTTAAAGACATTTTACCC GAGGAAGAACAAGGGAAGTCAGACTCCTCGGAAAATCAGGAAGAAAACTCTGTTATTGAAAGTaatgcagaagaaaagaaaaatcctgAATCAGGTGAAACACAAAATGGAACTGAGGCGTCTGGATGTGACGAGAACAgctgtaataataaaaaagaaagtgttgCAGAAATTGAGAAAGAAGAACAAAAG CAGGATTTGGATTTAAATAATTCACATGCTTCTAAAACCAATTCGGTGCCTAAGGAGACGTGTAACCAGAGGCCtgccagagagaggaaaaaggaaaaaactaaATCAGTAGAAGTTCAGCAGTCCAAGGAGGAAAAGCCAAAAGTTGTGGAGAAACCTGAAGTTCAAATGAAGAAGGAAGAGATTCATGAACCCAATAACGAG CAGACAGTGGATCCCACTGTAGAGGAGTTTGCAAAAAGAAGCAGAGAGCTCGCTG GTATGGGAAATCGTTTGGCTGCCTCGGGACAGTACGAGATGGCAGTGAAATGCTTTACTGACGCCATTAAATACAACCCAAAGGAATTTAA GTTATTTGGAAATCGATCCCTCTGTTATGAAAGAATGCAGCAGTATGAAAACGCTCTCAGGGATGCTGACGTAGCGCTCTCCATGGAGCCAGACTGGATAAAGGGTTTATTTAGGAAAGGGAAAGCTCTGTGTGGGCTCAAG AGATACTACGAGGCCTCGCTGATCTACAGGGAGGTGTTGAAGCTTGAGAAGACGAGCGCTGAAGCCATGCAGGAGCTGAAACGAGCGCAGACGTTACACCTCATG GAAATGGGCTTCTCGTGGGCGCAGAGCTCTGAGGCGCTTAAAACACACGTCACTTTAGAAGAAGCTGTCGAAGCTCTGTTTAGTGGTGACAGTAATCTGGGTGCTGGAG ATGCCAGTGCCAGTAGGGACAACGTAGAACAACCGGTGGTGCAGGAAGAAGACGACGATGAGGGAGAGTGGATCGTCTTACAAGCAAGTCGTCCTCGAACGCAGCAGGTCAAAGAGTCTGATGCTTGTGGACAGAGCAGGTCGAAATCTCAGTCGCCGACGCCTCATTCAAAGAGTTCTGTCAAACC GGAGCTTTTCCCCGTTTGGGTCGGATCTTTGGCTCCTACTGTCACCTACTCAAGGCTCCACgagctcttcagcag AGCTGGGACGGTCTACAGCATCAAGATGCTGCTTGAACAGCAGTGTGCCTTCGTCAACTACACCAGGAAGGAGGACAGTGACCGAGCCATCCAGTGTATCAAC GGGATGGTGGTGGAGGGCGCGCCGCTCTCTGTCAGATATCCAAACAGATTCCACAATGGACTCGGTGCGTCCAGATCGGCCGCCACTGACCCCTTTCCACGCTCCGG GCCGTACAAGAAGGAGTGCTTTTTCTGGAGGACGACAGGCTGCACGAGGTCGGACTGCACCTACAGACACGTGCCAGAGCACAAGAACATCGACAAGGACAAATTCACCAGTAGGCTGGGAAACTTTCACATGTAG
- the si:dkey-33c12.4 gene encoding stress-induced-phosphoprotein 1 isoform X2 has product MPKKKDIVKSGAPIPRIRENSRLMRTHESMVDFINGRHPGSSILDVFASGLLGLDFLRNFEDDIIYSDEDNDEDDDDHFYPYNAARKVLEPHPRIKQLTDEEADKHAKELIEEEERRKEKTEKNKRKKLRKKEKKRLEKENAVKDILPEEEQGKSDSSENQEENSVIESNAEEKKNPESGETQNGTEASGCDENSCNNKKESVAEIEKEEQKDLDLNNSHASKTNSVPKETCNQRPARERKKEKTKSVEVQQSKEEKPKVVEKPEVQMKKEEIHEPNNEQTVDPTVEEFAKRSRELAGMGNRLAASGQYEMAVKCFTDAIKYNPKEFKLFGNRSLCYERMQQYENALRDADVALSMEPDWIKGLFRKGKALCGLKRYYEASLIYREVLKLEKTSAEAMQELKRAQTLHLMEMGFSWAQSSEALKTHVTLEEAVEALFSGDSNLGAGDASASRDNVEQPVVQEEDDDEGEWIVLQASRPRTQQVKESDACGQSRSKSQSPTPHSKSSVKPELFPVWVGSLAPTVTYSRLHELFSRAGTVYSIKMLLEQQCAFVNYTRKEDSDRAIQCINGMVVEGAPLSVRYPNRFHNGLGASRSAATDPFPRSGPYKKECFFWRTTGCTRSDCTYRHVPEHKNIDKDKFTSRLGNFHM; this is encoded by the exons ATGCCGAAGAAGAAAGACATCGTTAAAA GTGGCGCTCCAATCCCTAGAATTCGAGAAAACTCAAGACTAATGCGCACACAT GAAAGTATGGTAGATTTCATAAATGGACGTCATCCTGGGAGCTCCATCCTGGACGTCTTTGCCTCTGGTTTATTGG GTTTAGATTTTTTAAGGAACTTTGAGGATGACATCATATATTCAGACGAAGATAacgatgaagatgatgatgatcactTTTATCCGTACAATGCTGCTCGCAAGGTGTTAGAGCCTCATCCTCGAATAAAACAGCTCACTGACGAG gaggcTGATAAACATGCAAAGGAATtgatagaagaagaagaaaggcgAAAGGAAAAAACTGAGAAGAACAAGCGTAAGAAATTG cgtaaaaaagaaaagaagcggTTAGAAAAGGAGAATGCGGTTAAAGACATTTTACCC GAGGAAGAACAAGGGAAGTCAGACTCCTCGGAAAATCAGGAAGAAAACTCTGTTATTGAAAGTaatgcagaagaaaagaaaaatcctgAATCAGGTGAAACACAAAATGGAACTGAGGCGTCTGGATGTGACGAGAACAgctgtaataataaaaaagaaagtgttgCAGAAATTGAGAAAGAAGAACAAAAG GATTTGGATTTAAATAATTCACATGCTTCTAAAACCAATTCGGTGCCTAAGGAGACGTGTAACCAGAGGCCtgccagagagaggaaaaaggaaaaaactaaATCAGTAGAAGTTCAGCAGTCCAAGGAGGAAAAGCCAAAAGTTGTGGAGAAACCTGAAGTTCAAATGAAGAAGGAAGAGATTCATGAACCCAATAACGAG CAGACAGTGGATCCCACTGTAGAGGAGTTTGCAAAAAGAAGCAGAGAGCTCGCTG GTATGGGAAATCGTTTGGCTGCCTCGGGACAGTACGAGATGGCAGTGAAATGCTTTACTGACGCCATTAAATACAACCCAAAGGAATTTAA GTTATTTGGAAATCGATCCCTCTGTTATGAAAGAATGCAGCAGTATGAAAACGCTCTCAGGGATGCTGACGTAGCGCTCTCCATGGAGCCAGACTGGATAAAGGGTTTATTTAGGAAAGGGAAAGCTCTGTGTGGGCTCAAG AGATACTACGAGGCCTCGCTGATCTACAGGGAGGTGTTGAAGCTTGAGAAGACGAGCGCTGAAGCCATGCAGGAGCTGAAACGAGCGCAGACGTTACACCTCATG GAAATGGGCTTCTCGTGGGCGCAGAGCTCTGAGGCGCTTAAAACACACGTCACTTTAGAAGAAGCTGTCGAAGCTCTGTTTAGTGGTGACAGTAATCTGGGTGCTGGAG ATGCCAGTGCCAGTAGGGACAACGTAGAACAACCGGTGGTGCAGGAAGAAGACGACGATGAGGGAGAGTGGATCGTCTTACAAGCAAGTCGTCCTCGAACGCAGCAGGTCAAAGAGTCTGATGCTTGTGGACAGAGCAGGTCGAAATCTCAGTCGCCGACGCCTCATTCAAAGAGTTCTGTCAAACC GGAGCTTTTCCCCGTTTGGGTCGGATCTTTGGCTCCTACTGTCACCTACTCAAGGCTCCACgagctcttcagcag AGCTGGGACGGTCTACAGCATCAAGATGCTGCTTGAACAGCAGTGTGCCTTCGTCAACTACACCAGGAAGGAGGACAGTGACCGAGCCATCCAGTGTATCAAC GGGATGGTGGTGGAGGGCGCGCCGCTCTCTGTCAGATATCCAAACAGATTCCACAATGGACTCGGTGCGTCCAGATCGGCCGCCACTGACCCCTTTCCACGCTCCGG GCCGTACAAGAAGGAGTGCTTTTTCTGGAGGACGACAGGCTGCACGAGGTCGGACTGCACCTACAGACACGTGCCAGAGCACAAGAACATCGACAAGGACAAATTCACCAGTAGGCTGGGAAACTTTCACATGTAG